The Nocardioides panzhihuensis genome has a segment encoding these proteins:
- a CDS encoding SHOCT domain-containing protein produces MSINETVTTLAVTGDSWGPWRESGPWHDGGGPPAFWPIFPILWFLVIAAIITAVVVFGRKRVAEGPRRAGEARLAERYAAGEIDEDEYRVRRDVLREKPGSTKDA; encoded by the coding sequence ATGAGCATCAACGAGACGGTGACAACCCTCGCCGTGACCGGCGACAGCTGGGGCCCGTGGCGCGAGAGCGGCCCGTGGCACGACGGGGGAGGGCCGCCGGCCTTCTGGCCGATCTTCCCCATCCTGTGGTTCCTCGTGATCGCGGCGATCATCACCGCGGTCGTCGTCTTCGGCCGCAAGCGGGTGGCTGAGGGGCCGCGGCGCGCGGGCGAGGCGAGGCTGGCCGAGAGGTACGCCGCAGGCGAGATCGACGAGGACGAGTACCGCGTTCGCCGCGACGTCCTGCGAGAGAAGCCGGGCAGCACGAAGGACGCCTGA
- a CDS encoding iron-siderophore ABC transporter substrate-binding protein: MFIARKAAVPVALVAVAAGLAACGSDTGSSKSAADGSWKPVTVQHAFGETVIEEKPERVATVDFANQEVPLALGIVPVGMSKMTWGDDDGDGVQQWTEDKLKELDAKTPVLFDETDGYDFEAVAGTNPDVILAGYSGLTEDDYKTLSEIAPVVAYPDDPWATEWRDSVLQNAKGLGMESEGEDLVADLEQTIADAAATRPELKGTTGMFMTHVDPADLSEINFYSAADTRSKYLADLGMEVAPSIIEATGDSGDYSGSISTERADELADVDVIITYGGQELIDALEGDPVLSQLPAVKNKAIVTLDGAEAMGTAANPTALSVSALAEDYVGLLADAAAYTTK, encoded by the coding sequence ATGTTCATCGCACGGAAGGCGGCGGTGCCCGTCGCACTGGTCGCGGTCGCGGCCGGCTTGGCGGCATGTGGGTCTGACACCGGTTCCTCGAAGAGCGCTGCGGACGGGAGCTGGAAGCCCGTCACCGTGCAGCACGCTTTCGGCGAGACGGTCATCGAGGAGAAGCCCGAGCGGGTCGCCACTGTCGACTTCGCCAACCAGGAGGTCCCGCTCGCGCTCGGGATCGTCCCCGTGGGCATGTCGAAGATGACCTGGGGCGACGACGACGGCGACGGCGTCCAGCAGTGGACCGAGGACAAGCTGAAGGAGCTCGACGCCAAGACGCCTGTGCTGTTCGACGAGACCGACGGCTACGACTTCGAGGCCGTCGCCGGCACGAACCCCGACGTCATCCTCGCCGGTTACTCGGGCCTGACCGAGGACGACTACAAGACCCTCAGCGAGATCGCCCCGGTGGTCGCCTACCCGGACGACCCGTGGGCGACCGAGTGGCGCGACTCCGTCCTCCAGAACGCCAAGGGCCTCGGCATGGAGTCCGAGGGCGAGGACCTGGTCGCGGACCTGGAGCAGACCATCGCCGACGCTGCGGCGACGCGACCCGAGCTCAAGGGCACGACCGGCATGTTCATGACCCATGTCGACCCGGCCGACCTGAGCGAGATCAACTTCTACAGCGCCGCTGACACGCGGTCGAAGTACCTCGCCGACCTCGGTATGGAGGTCGCTCCGAGCATCATCGAGGCCACCGGGGACAGCGGCGACTACTCCGGCTCGATCAGCACCGAGCGGGCCGACGAGCTCGCTGACGTCGACGTCATCATCACCTATGGCGGCCAGGAGCTCATCGACGCTCTCGAGGGGGACCCCGTGCTCTCCCAGCTGCCGGCGGTGAAGAACAAGGCGATCGTCACCCTCGACGGTGCCGAGGCGATGGGCACTGCGGCCAACCCGACCGCCCTGTCGGTGTCGGCCCTGGCGGAGGACTATGTCGGCCTGCTGGCCGACGCTGCCGCGTACACCACCAAGTGA
- a CDS encoding ABC1 kinase family protein: protein MNEAEGSSKGLPRRAATRTAKLAALPMGYAGRKALGLGKRIGGKPAEAVLADVHQRTADQLFRTLGELKGGAMKFGQMLSVMEAALPESQAAHYRDQLTRLQDSAPPMPTGIVRGLLARDLGKDWSERLVELSEEPAASASIGQVHRGRWVDGREVAVKVQYPGSEEALRADLRQIGRLGAIGNAVVPGMDVKALVAEMQERVIEELDYPKEAEAQHVFAEAYADHPLIDVPDVVTVGPSVLVTEWVESQGSIAKVIAEGTPEERDHYGELLARFWFSAPELTGMLHADPHPGNFRVLPEGRMAVLDFGLAARLPERGLPEPMGRLIRIASTGDAEALVQGLRDVGFIRDGIKVEPQHVLDYLAPFVTPALEERFRFTRSWMREEFKRINDPKDPAYTVGLKLNLPPSYLLIHRVWLGGLGVLAQLNAEAPFREILEEHLPGFAG, encoded by the coding sequence ATGAATGAGGCGGAGGGGTCGTCGAAGGGTCTGCCGCGGCGAGCGGCGACACGGACGGCCAAGCTGGCCGCGCTGCCGATGGGGTACGCCGGGCGCAAGGCGCTCGGGCTCGGGAAGCGGATCGGGGGCAAGCCCGCCGAGGCAGTGCTGGCCGATGTCCACCAGCGTACGGCCGACCAGCTGTTCCGCACCCTGGGTGAGCTCAAGGGCGGCGCGATGAAGTTCGGGCAGATGCTCTCGGTGATGGAGGCGGCGCTGCCGGAGTCGCAGGCGGCCCACTACCGAGACCAGCTCACCCGGCTCCAGGACTCCGCTCCCCCGATGCCGACCGGGATCGTACGCGGCCTGCTGGCCCGAGACCTCGGCAAGGACTGGTCCGAGCGACTGGTCGAGCTCTCCGAGGAGCCGGCCGCCTCGGCCTCGATCGGACAGGTCCACCGGGGCCGGTGGGTCGACGGCCGCGAGGTGGCGGTGAAGGTGCAGTATCCCGGCTCCGAGGAGGCCCTGCGCGCCGACCTGCGCCAGATCGGCCGGCTGGGAGCGATCGGCAACGCGGTCGTGCCCGGCATGGACGTCAAGGCTCTCGTCGCCGAGATGCAGGAGCGGGTCATCGAGGAGCTCGACTACCCGAAGGAGGCGGAGGCCCAGCACGTCTTCGCCGAGGCGTACGCCGACCATCCCCTGATCGACGTCCCCGATGTCGTCACGGTGGGCCCGTCGGTGCTCGTCACCGAGTGGGTGGAGTCGCAGGGCTCGATCGCGAAGGTGATCGCCGAGGGCACCCCCGAGGAGCGCGACCACTACGGCGAGCTGCTCGCCCGGTTCTGGTTCTCCGCACCCGAGCTGACCGGGATGCTGCACGCCGACCCGCACCCGGGCAACTTCCGGGTCCTCCCCGAAGGCCGGATGGCGGTGCTCGACTTCGGGCTCGCCGCGCGGCTCCCGGAGCGCGGCCTCCCCGAGCCGATGGGCCGACTCATCCGGATCGCCTCGACCGGCGACGCCGAGGCACTGGTCCAGGGTCTGCGCGACGTCGGCTTCATCCGCGACGGGATCAAGGTCGAGCCGCAGCACGTGCTCGACTACCTGGCCCCGTTCGTGACCCCGGCGCTGGAGGAGCGCTTCCGATTCACCCGGTCGTGGATGCGGGAGGAGTTCAAGCGGATCAACGATCCCAAGGACCCCGCCTACACAGTCGGTCTCAAGCTCAACCTGCCGCCGTCCTACCTGCTCATCCACCGGGTCTGGCTCGGTGGGCTCGGGGTGCTGGCGCAGCTCAACGCCGAGGCGCCGTTCCGGGAGATCCTCGAGGAGCACCTGCCGGGCTTCGCGGGCTGA
- a CDS encoding VOC family protein — MDQRISFITLAVADVAASRAFYVGGLGWTPELEADGVLMIRVGEHVILSLWDRAEFEEEVGPITTGDGVAPFTLAHNVATREEVDGILWLARSLGRQASVAEERAWGGYTGYFADPDGARWEIAYNPGPVGQTVLPDQT; from the coding sequence ATGGACCAGCGCATCAGCTTCATCACGCTCGCCGTCGCCGACGTCGCGGCGAGTCGGGCGTTCTACGTCGGCGGACTCGGCTGGACCCCGGAGCTCGAGGCCGACGGGGTGCTCATGATCCGTGTCGGCGAGCACGTGATCCTCTCGCTGTGGGACCGGGCCGAGTTCGAGGAGGAGGTCGGACCGATCACCACCGGCGACGGCGTTGCCCCGTTCACCCTCGCCCACAACGTCGCCACCCGTGAGGAGGTCGACGGCATCCTGTGGCTCGCCCGGTCGCTCGGGCGCCAGGCCTCCGTGGCCGAGGAGAGGGCCTGGGGTGGCTACACCGGCTACTTCGCCGACCCTGACGGCGCCCGCTGGGAGATCGCCTACAACCCCGGCCCGGTGGGACAGACCGTGCTGCCTGACCAGACCTGA